In Columba livia isolate bColLiv1 breed racing homer chromosome 28, bColLiv1.pat.W.v2, whole genome shotgun sequence, the genomic stretch GCCTGGCCCTGCTGGAGGagctgaggaagaggatggtggccgaggaggaggaggcggctgCGGGCCCCCCAGCCGCGCCGTGGCTGGGTGGGGACGCCGGCACGGCGGCGCTGGCCCCGTTCCTGGCCTGGCTGGGGGACGAGTGCGCGGCGCTGCGGGCGGCAAAGGCCGCGGCCCTGGCGCGCAGCCGGGGGCTGCGGCGCGAGGTGGAGGCGGCGCTGCGCGGCAAACTGCACTACGAGGTGGTGTCGGCCGCCGCCGTGCGGACGAGCCTGGCGGCCTGGGAGAAGCTGGCGGCCGCGCTGGAGCGGGCGCTGGGCCGCGCCGACCACACCCACGCCCAGGCGCTCCGGGGGTCCCGCGCCCTCCTGGAGACACTGCGGCGGGAGGGGGCATGGGCCGGGACGGAGCCGGCCCCGAGCCTGGTGACCGACATGGGGCCATCCCAGAGCCCGGTGACCAATGCGGGGCCATCCCAGAGCCCGGTGACCAACATGGGGCCATCCCAGAGCCCGGTGACCAACATGGAGCCATCCCAGAGCCCGGTGACCAACGCGGGGCCATCCCGGAGCCCGGTGACCAATGCGGGGTCATCCCAGAGCCCGGTGACCAACATGGAGCCATCCCAGAGCCTGGTGACCAACATGGAGCCATCCCAGAGCCCGGTGACCAGCATGGGGCCATCCCAGAGCCCAGTGACCAACATGGGGCCATCCCGGAGCCCGGTGACCAACAGGGAGGGTGTGAACGtggagcaggagctgcgggAGCTGAGGGAGAGCAacggggtgctgctgggggagctggtgCGGCTGGACCGCGAGCGCGAGCGGCTGCAGGGGGAGCtgcgggggctgcgggagcgCGGCGGCCGCGCCGGGGCGGCACGGGCGGGGCCCGGCATGGCGGCGCTGGCGCGGGAGCTGGTGGCGCTGCGGGACGGGGTGGGGCAGCGCGTGCGGGAGGCGGGCGGTGCCGGCGGCGCCGGGGCGGGCGTCCTGCGGGAGCTGCACCGCAAGCTGGACGGGCTGGTGAGGTCCCAGCAGGAGGCCTTGCAGCTCATCGCCGAGATGGAGGGCGACGGCGGCCATGGGGGTGGTGACGGCACCCGGGGTGGTGGCACCCGTGATGATGGTGGTGGCACACGTGGAGATGGCACCCGTAGTGTTGACACCCCTGGCAGTGGTGATGGCACCCGTAGGGGTGATGGTTGCACCCATGGTGATGGTACCCATAGGGGTGCTGATGGCACCCATGGAGATGGCACCCGTGATGATGGTGATGGCACCTGTGGTGTTGACACCCGTGGCAGTGGTGATGGCACACATAGGGATGGTGGTGGCACCCACGGTGGTGGCAATGGCACCCGTGGGGACACCGGGGCTGGGCTACTGGCTGAGCTGGAGGCTGCACTGGGCGAACTGGTTGAGGAGCTGGGGATGGCACCGGGTCCCCACGCGCGGCAGCTGCTGGAGCGGCTCAGCGTCACCGTCGCCGCCCTGCGCGGCCGGGAGCGCCACGGTGGCAATGGCGGTGCCGAGCAGCAGTGGGCGGTGGAGGTGGCACGGGCACAGGAGGAGGTGACAGCGGTGGAGGTGGCACGGGAGGAGGTGACAGTGACGGTGCCCAAgcgggagctggagctgcaggagaaggTGTTGGGGCTGGAGCGCAGCCTGGGGACCCTGCGGGCCAGGGCGGGCCAGCTGGCCAGCGCCTGCCGGGACAAGGACACGACGGTGAGGGCCTGGTGGGGACGGGACAGGGGCCCCTTCTTGTCATTGTCTCCATCACCTTCTCATCACCACCCCCTTCCCATCGCTGTCCCCATCACTGTCCCCTTCCCGCCACTGTTCCCATCGCTGTCTCCCTGTCACCCACCCCACCCCAGCAtttccccatccccacaccCCAGGGGACCCAcatttgggggggcaggggctgcccggGGACCTCTGGGGACAACCAGGACCTTCTCCCCACTCGAGTCCATGTCCCAGGGCCTGGGAGCAGATGGGGACCAAAGGGACAAGCCCAGGGTGTGACAGGGGTGGCCggtccccccagcaccctgacaTTGTGTCCCCCCCAGATGAAGAAGCTGCTGGTGGAGACGGAGAAGCTGTCGGCCGAGGTGCTGGGGCTCCGCGGGCAGAACGCccggctgcagctccagctggagGTGGGCGCCAGCACCCGCTGTCACCTCGTGTCACCCGCTGTCACCTCGTGTCACCCGCTGTCACCTCGTGTCACCCGTCCCcaccttcttcttctcctcctcaggTCCAGGAGAAAAACCACCGGGACATCGTAGCCGTCTACAGGACGCACCTGCTCCACGCGGCCCAGGTGGGGCCCGCTGTCCCCCCTTGTTTTGGGCTGACATGGGGTGGGGACAACTTGTGGTCACCCCCCATGGCCAAGctctgctccccacagggcTTCATGGACGAGGGGGTGCACGCCATGCTGCTGCGGATCCTGCGGACAGGGGAGTGGGGGGCAGGATCGGACCCACTTCCATCACTCCCCCCGAGCCATTAAACTGGAGAAGCCATGTGTCCCtgtcctgtgtccctgtcctgcGTCCCCGTCTGCAGCCGAGAGGGCTGGATTTGGGGAGGGTTGAGCTGGGGGGGTCCTGCTCCAGGGGGTACCCAGCAGCTGATTCTGGGGTTGGAGGGGCTCATGGCACCCGCCACGGGCTGGGCAGAGTTCAGGCTGGGACTGGTCCCCATGCAGGACCAGCCCCATATAGTGCTAGTCCCACATAGCACCAATCCCCGAACAGCCTAGCGCCCTATAGAATCAGCCCCATATAGAACCGGCCcaacacagccccagccccgtaTAGAATCAGCCCCATACAGCCCTAATCCCATACAGCACCGGTCCCTACACATCCCCATACAGCACCCGCTCCATACGGGAAGCTCGGAGCCGCCCCCTCCCACCACGGGGGCGTGGCGAATCGCCAGTGGGCGTGACAAACGATTAGTGGGCGTGGCGACGAATCAGTGGGCGTGGGCGCGGCGAGAAGTGGGCGTGGTGGGAAGTGGGCGTGTTAATAAGTGGGCGTGGCGAAGGGAATGGGCGTGCCCTGCGCCTGCGCGGTGTGCGCGCAGTTCCGGCGGTGCCGCTGCCGTGTCCTGAGGCGGCGGAGCTGAAGGTGCGACCGGGGAGAGCGGGAACCGAGCGGCggcgggaccgggaccgggaccgggaccgggaccgggaccgggaccgggaccgggggCGGGGGAACAGGCCCGGGCCGGGGATGCGGGACGGAGGGCGCTGTGAGGTGGAGTGGGGCTGaggggggatgtggggctgaGCGGTTCTGAGGCGCCGGTGGGGCTGAGGAAGTTGTGAGGACGGAGGAGTGATAGGGAGAGGATGTGTGGGGCTGAGGGGTCGGTGGGGCTGAGTCCAGACGCAGTTTTGGGGCGCAGagcagggacacggggcagttTTGGGGCGCAGAGCAGGGTGCAGGGGATGTTTTGGGGTTATTTATGTATGTAAACGTCCCGTTTGCATCCTCAGCTCCCGGTTCAGCAGCTCCGGGCACCGCAGGTACCACACGTAGCACGTGTTTAGCGCCTTTTGTAACCCGCTCTGCCGGCCCAGGAGCAGCGCCCACCCATCGGGGAGCAGCGCACACCGCTCCGCGTGGGCGGTTGTCCCGTTTCCTTGTACCCGCCGCCGGTACTTCGCTGCAATAAAGGTGATTGAGCCGCCGTCGGGGGGAGACGGGGCCGCTGGGACGGAATTCGGGGGTTTTTGAGCGTTCCCGCCATGGCCGCtgcggggggcggggccacCAGGGGGCGTGGCCGGGAAAGGGTGTGGTCCAAAGGCGTGGTCTCCCCTGGAGAGGGTGGGGCCTCCCAGGGGCGTGGTCTCCCCGGAGGGGCGGGGCCTTCCCGCCAGGCGAGCGCGCCCCCTGTCGGCGGCGCCGGGCGGGCTGCGGACGCGGGAAACTCGGCAGAATGGGTGATTTTGGCTTTATTGTCCCCTccgtgtccccccccgcccctcagGGCCTCTTCACGGTGCTCTCGATGAAGGACTCCAGCACAAAGATGGTTTCATCCACCTGGTTCTCGCTGGCGTCGATCCTGGGGGGACACGGAGGTGAGGACGCTGTCCCCGGCGCGCGCCCTCGTCCCCGTGCCCGGCGCTCACTTGTTGACGTTGCGTTTGAGGGTCTCCAGCTGCTGGCGCTCGGGGGCCGTGATCATCTCCTCGATCTCCTGCAGCTGCGCGGGCTCGGCGCCCGTGGCCTGCATGGAGGCCAGGATGGCTTCCACGCGCTGCGACTTCTCCAGCAGCCGCCTGGGCACGGGGACAAGGACACGGCGGCCTCAGCGTGTCCCCACaacctgccccccgccccgtgACCCCCAGCGCTCACTTGTTCTCCTTGGTCTCGAACTGGCGCCGCTCCATCAGGTTGGCCACGCTctggggggaggggagagaatGGGGGTGATGCCCCCGCCCCAAACTGAACCCCAAACAGAACCACacgtggaggaggaggagaaccaCACGTGGtgatggagaaggagaagaaccatgtgtggtggtggagaaggagaagaaccatgtgtggtggtggagaaggagaagaaccatgtgtggtggtggaggaagaggaggaggagaagaactATACATGGtggtggaagaggaggagaagaaccACCACACATGGTGGTGGAGAAGAAGAACCACGTGTGGTggtggagaaggagaagaaccACGTGTGGTggtggagaaggagaagaaccatgtgtggtggtggaggaagaggaggaggagaagaactatacatggtggtggtggaggagaACGAGAAGAACCACCTGgagcggaggaggaggagaactgCACATGGtggtggaagaggaggagaagaagaaccACACGTGGCggtggagaaggagaagaaccACGTGTcgtggtggaggaggaggaggagaaccaGGCTACCTTGTAGCAGCGGTGCAGCAGCATCCGCGCGGCCGCGGGGACGTTCACGGTGTAGAGGTAGAAGGTGCGGGACGGTGCGTGGTCCGGGGTCTTGGGGATCTCCTGTGGGGTGGGATGTCACCGAGCCGCGTGTCCCCGCAGCGCTCTGCAGCCCCGAGCCCCGGTGTCGGCGTCCAGCCCGGTGTCGGCGCTCACCTGCAGGGACACGAAGCTCTCCGAGAGCATTTTGTAGAGCATCTCCTTGGCCTCCTTGGCCGGGATCATGGCGAAATCCTCCACCTGCTTCTGCTCCAGGTGCTTCTTGCGCAGGAGCAACCGGAAAATCCTGGCGCAGCGGGACCCGAACCTGCGCGGGGCGGGAACACCGGTCACGTGGAGGGGAAAGGGGCAAAAGTCTTGAAAAAACGGCTGTTTGTACCTCTCCTCCACGACGGACTCCAGCGTGGCCGTGGCCAGGGACGCGAGGGCCTTGTGAAGGTCTGGTTGAGGTCGAGGTCAAGGGTAAACGCTTGGGAATCGATTTATGCACCGGAAACACCGGGTTGGGTGTTTTACCCCCAAAAGATACTGACGGTGTACATGCCCCCGCCGCTGTCTCCGGATTTACCCACAAACTCCAGCTGCAAGAGAACATTAAAAACGTAACTCAGTGCGTCCCAAAGCAATAAAAACCCTGATCTTCTTAAAATTTTGATTGTAAAGATACAAAGattttatgtaaaaatacagatttctctGCTCTCAACAGCCTAAGAACATCTGCTGCGTTTTATCGCTTTCGGCATCTTTTAAACATGGGCAGGAAGCGGCTTTTCCCTCCCGCTGAGACTCACGGGGTCGTCGGCCAGCAGCGCGAGGTACTGGTCCAGAACCTGCTTCACGATGTTGTACCCGGCGGGAAGGGACCGGAATATCTGCGGGAGGACAACCAGGAGGATACAACGGGGAAAATGGAACAACGGGGGTTTTAAATGTTCGGGTGTTTCAGGGCGCCGGCGCCGGAGCCGACCTCGTTGGAGGAGAGCGGCTGCGTGTAGGGCGCGCCGGAGGACGTGGTGACCTCGCTCATGCGCAGCATCGTCCGCACGATCTCGCTGCTGGTCTGCGGTGTCGGGGCAAAGGAAAGAGCTGCAGGGTGAGGAACCTCCGCCCCGAGGGGCGCGAGTCCCTCGGACGCACCAACCTGGTCCATGCGGTTGGCCACGGCGCTGACGATCGCCTGGTCGCGGAAATGCTGGTGGAAGCGGTCGATGTTGACCTGCCAGTAAATGCCGTCGTCGGGGGGAGCCTGAGGGGAAAGAGCCACGGAACTGAGGGGAAAGAGCCGCAGAAGTCGGGGGGAAGATCCGCGGAACTGAGGGGGAAGAGCCGCggaagtgggggggaagagccgcggaagtgggggggaagagCCGCGGAACTGAGGGGGAAGAGCCGCGGAAGTGGGGGCCAAGCAGCAGCGAGGGCGACGTGGCTTCAGCCTCCCCGGTACCTCGGAGCTTTCTCCCTCTTGCTTCTGCTTCTTGACCCGGGGTTCACCGTCCTCCTCCTCGCACGATCGTCTCCGCTTCCCCTTCCCTGCCAAGAACGCAGCGTTTGCTTTAAAAACCAACACTTTGGGGTCTCCGGTGCTTCCCAAACGCCGCCGAGCCCGCGGGGTCCTCACCGACGAGGCTGAGCCGCGGCACCGTGTACATGTCCTTGTCGCTGCTCAGCAGGGTGGGTGCCGGGGGAGGCGGCACCTCGGGGCTCTGGGGACCTTCGGGGACCAGCGGGCACCTCTGCACAAAGTGCGTGTCCACCAGGCGCACGAAGGTGCTGGAGACGTCGGCGTAATCCATGGTTTTCCCGTCTGGAACGCAAGAGAAAGACGGTGGCACCGAGTTGTGCCGCAGGGGACGAGGTGGCGCTGCGGTCCCCAGGGAACCAGCACGACCGTGCTGCTCGGGGGCCGCTttgggctgggggggcagcatCTCGGCAACGCGGCCACTTTGGGTGGCTCCTTCTCCACGTCCGAGGCTGCTGACACAGCCCAAAGCGCAGAACCGGCTCCCGAACCCCCCTCTGCTTCCAAACCCCGTTTATCTTTTAAGCGAAGCAGCAGAGCTTCCCACCTTCCATGGTCTCGGTGAGCCTGTCGGCCACCTTCCTCACCACGGCGCTCATGGTGAGCTGGCCgttgagcagcagctcctccacgATGAGCTCGCCCGTGTCGCCGTACAGCGTCTTGGCCGTGTAGATGTAGCGGGGGTAGCGCAGGATGCGCAGGATGCGCCCGCACTGCGCCTCGTACTCCACGCCGCCGCGGCGCGGCCGGAACGTCGCCAGGTTGTGCTGGATCAGGACGCACAGGGCTTTCTTCACCtgggggacggggacggggaccCCCGTTGTGCTCAAGCCCCGCTGGCGCCGCTGAGCCGCCGCGGTTTGTGCGGCCGCCCTGTCCCCTGCGCGTCCCCTGAGCCGGGGCTCCGGGGCGCTTTCTCCCCCGAGGCTGCGGGCGCTGGAGGGGCTGGACGCACGGGGATGCGGTTCTCGGGACGTGCCGGGGGTAACCCTGGACTCCGtgattttaaagctctttcCCGAGCAAAATGACGCCGTGACTGCGACCCGCCGCCCGGGGCTCCGCTCCCTCCGCTCCCCACAGAGCCGGAGCCGCGCTCTCCTTCCCCAGGGAGGTACCAACGACAAACACCCCTCTCGCCGAACAAAACCCGCCCCACGGTGAtgattactattactattatcGTTTATAAGAGGCAAAGCTCTGATTTTTGTACTTCTCCCGGTTTTAACCGGTTTCTCCGGCGCACCTGGTCCAGCAGCAGCCCGGTGCCGCCGGCGATGCCCCGCAGCgcctgcccgcccgcccgcaGCAGCTGCGTCCCGATCTTCTCCACGATCTCCCCGAAGTGCTCgtgcagcaggagggagcacaGCTTGATCTCGGCCTGAGTCATCGCGGCGGGTCCCTCCACACGCCCTGCGGACAAGCGCCCGTGTTACTGACGGCCGCTCCGGGGCTCCCTCGCGTCCCCCCGCCAGGCCTCACTCACCCAGGCCCGGCCTAGGCCCATGCGGCCACCATGGCAACGGGAGCTTCCGGTTCCTTCCGCCCCCTACTTCCGCCCTCTCTAGGCACGGCCGCGCCCCGTTGGCCGCTCTGGAGGCCCGGGCCAGGCGAGCGCGCCGGAAGTGGGAGGCTAGCAGGGTCGTTCCGCGGGCGCTCTACCCGGCGGCTCGCTGGCTCGGCGGAGGACTGACGGCAGGGAGAGAAGATGGCGGAGGCCGCGGCCGTGTCCCAGCACCGATTCTTCTGCCACAGCTGCAAGGGGCAGGTCAGCCCCAAGCTGCCGGTGAGCGCCGGGCCGCGGGGGCCGGGGGAGCCCGGGCTGGagccgccggggccgggccgggcctgTCCCTGGGGGGCCGGTGCGGTTCCCCGCCCGCGGGGCGGATCGGGGTGTCCGTGCCCCCGGGTCCTCCCGGAGCTCCCCGGGAAGGGCCGTTCCCTTCGCGCCCCGCCCATGGGGTGACACCCCCAGAAAACCCACAGAGAGGGGTGAAAACCCCACAGAATGGGGTGGAACCCCCCAGAAAACCCCCACAGGTGGGAGTGACCCCACAAAAGACCCCACAGAAAGGGGCGACCCCCCAAAATAACCCCCACAGGTGGGGTGAACCCCCAAAATAACCCCACAGGTGGGGTGAACCCCCAAAATAACCCCACAGGTGGGAGCGACCCCAAAACAACCCATAGAGAGGAGTGAAAATGCCCCAAAATAACCCCCAGAGATGGGGTGACCCCCAAAGCCCCCGCAGACGGGGGTGACCCCAAAAGCCCCCATATTGTCACAGTTTGGGTCTTGAAGCGTGGATTTGGAGCCTGCGCCTGCCCCGCCATTGAACACATCACTTGTGCCCAGACCCGTGTCCTGGTCCCCAGACCCGTGTCCTTGTCCCCAAACCCGTGTCCTGGTCCCCAAACCCGTGTCCTTGTCCCCAAACCCGTGTCCTGGTCCCCAGACCCGTGTCCTTGTCCCCAGACCCGTGTCCTTGTCCCCAAACCCGTGTCCTGGTCCCCAGACCCGTGTCCTGGTCCCCAGACCCGTGTCCTTGTCCCCAGACCCGTGTCCTGGTCCCCAGACCCGTGTCCTTGTCCCCAAACCCGTGTCCTGGTCCCCAAACCCGTGTCCTTGTCCCCAAACCCGTGTCCTGGTCCCCAGACCCGTGTCCTTGTCCCCAGACCCGTGTCCTTGTCCCCAAACCCGTGTCCTTGTCCCCAAACCCGTGTCCTGGTCCCCAGACCCGTGTCCTGGTCCCCAGACCCGtcctccccgtgtcccctgcgCTGGGCAGACGCGGCTTTCCTGGTCTCCGTGCGCTAAGCCGGGCTCAGGGCCAGCCCGGGGCACGTGTGGCCGCGCTCTCCCCGGTTCGGTGCCTAGAGCCGGTGTTTGGCGTTTCCAGGAGTACACGTGTCCCCGGTGCGAGTCCGGCTTCATCGAGGAGGTCACGGACGACGCCAGGTAACGCTGCTTCGGGGGCTGTGAGGTCTAAAACCCTTCCAAAGCGCCTCTGGGAACGGTGGCAACGAGGCGGAGATCAGGAATGGGCGTAAAAACGTATGGATCGGTGTGAATTCGGATTTAATCCCCCGCGAGACTGCGAATCCGAGCGGCCGGAGCCGCAAACgcgggggatttgggggggttCCCGGGTTGTGGGTTAAGAGCGTACAACGTCCCGCGAGCAGAAGCGCTTTGGGGGTTTGGGGCCTTTTCTCTTTGGTCTATTAGAGCGAAAATGTGACAAGTTTAGGAGTTGAGCGCGACCCGCAGGACGGGCCTTTTCCTTCCCAGCCTCTCAGCCTGAGGTAGAAAagcccttttctctctctgatttGGTGCCTGGTTGcccagcagagcaaagctgggacgtGCAGCGGCGCCCCGGCGCCTTTCACGTTCAGCCATGATGAATTCCTGCGGAAGCGGCTTTACTG encodes the following:
- the POLR3C gene encoding DNA-directed RNA polymerase III subunit RPC3 isoform X6, producing the protein MTQAEIKLCSLLLHEHFGEIVEKIGTQLLRAGGQALRGIAGGTGLLLDQVKKALCVLIQHNLATFRPRRGGVEYEAQCGRILRILRYPRYIYTAKTLYGDTGELIVEELLLNGQLTMSAVVRKVADRLTETMEDGKTMDYADVSSTFVRLVDTHFVQRCPLVPEGPQSPEVPPPPAPTLLSSDKDMYTVPRLSLVGKGKRRRSCEEEDGEPRVKKQKQEGESSEAPPDDGIYWQVNIDRFHQHFRDQAIVSAVANRMDQTSSEIVRTMLRMSEVTTSSGAPYTQPLSSNEIFRSLPAGYNIVKQVLDQYLALLADDPLEFVGKSGDSGGGMYTVNLHKALASLATATLESVVEERFGSRCARIFRLLLRKKHLEQKQVEDFAMIPAKEAKEMLYKMLSESFVSLQEIPKTPDHAPSRTFYLYTVNVPAAARMLLHRCYKSVANLMERRQFETKENKRLLEKSQRVEAILASMQATGAEPAQLQEIEEMITAPERQQLETLKRNVNKIDASENQVDETIFVLESFIESTVKRP
- the POLR3C gene encoding DNA-directed RNA polymerase III subunit RPC3 isoform X2, giving the protein MTQAEIKLCSLLLHEHFGEIVEKIGTQLLRAGGQALRGIAGGTGLLLDQHNLATFRPRRGGVEYEAQCGRILRILRYPRYIYTAKTLYGDTGELIVEELLLNGQLTMSAVVRKVADRLTETMEDGKTMDYADVSSTFVRLVDTHFVQRCPLVPEGPQSPEVPPPPAPTLLSSDKDMYTVPRLSLVGKGKRRRSCEEEDGEPRVKKQKQEGESSEAPPDDGIYWQVNIDRFHQHFRDQAIVSAVANRMDQVGASEGLAPLGAEVPHPAALSFAPTPQTSSEIVRTMLRMSEVTTSSGAPYTQPLSSNEIFRSLPAGYNIVKQVLDQYLALLADDPLEFVGKSGDSGGGMYTVNLHKALASLATATLESVVEERYKQPFFQDFCPFPLHVTGVPAPRRFGSRCARIFRLLLRKKHLEQKQVEDFAMIPAKEAKEMLYKMLSESFVSLQEIPKTPDHAPSRTFYLYTVNVPAAARMLLHRCYKSVANLMERRQFETKENKRLLEKSQRVEAILASMQATGAEPAQLQEIEEMITAPERQQLETLKRNVNKIDASENQVDETIFVLESFIESTVKRP
- the POLR3C gene encoding DNA-directed RNA polymerase III subunit RPC3 isoform X4; amino-acid sequence: MTQAEIKLCSLLLHEHFGEIVEKIGTQLLRAGGQALRGIAGGTGLLLDQVKKALCVLIQHNLATFRPRRGGVEYEAQCGRILRILRYPRYIYTAKTLYGDTGELIVEELLLNGQLTMSAVVRKVADRLTETMEDGKTMDYADVSSTFVRLVDTHFVQRCPLVPEGPQSPEVPPPPAPTLLSSDKDMYTVPRLSLVGKGKRRRSCEEEDGEPRVKKQKQEGESSEAPPDDGIYWQVNIDRFHQHFRDQAIVSAVANRMDQTSSEIVRTMLRMSEVTTSSGAPYTQPLSSNEIFRSLPAGYNIVKQVLDQYLALLADDPLEFVGKSGDSGGGMYTVNLHKALASLATATLESVVEERYKQPFFQDFCPFPLHVTGVPAPRRFGSRCARIFRLLLRKKHLEQKQVEDFAMIPAKEAKEMLYKMLSESFVSLQEIPKTPDHAPSRTFYLYTVNVPAAARMLLHRCYKSVANLMERRQFETKENKRLLEKSQRVEAILASMQATGAEPAQLQEIEEMITAPERQQLETLKRNVNKIDASENQVDETIFVLESFIESTVKRP
- the POLR3C gene encoding DNA-directed RNA polymerase III subunit RPC3 isoform X3 yields the protein MTQAEIKLCSLLLHEHFGEIVEKIGTQLLRAGGQALRGIAGGTGLLLDQVKKALCVLIQHNLATFRPRRGGVEYEAQCGRILRILRYPRYIYTAKTLYGDTGELIVEELLLNGQLTMSAVVRKVADRLTETMEDGKTMDYADVSSTFVRLVDTHFVQRCPLVPEGPQSPEVPPPPAPTLLSSDKDMYTVPRLSLVGKGKRRRSCEEEDGEPRVKKQKQEGESSEAPPDDGIYWQVNIDRFHQHFRDQAIVSAVANRMDQVGASEGLAPLGAEVPHPAALSFAPTPQTSSEIVRTMLRMSEVTTSSGAPYTQPLSSNEIFRSLPAGYNIVKQVLDQYLALLADDPLEFVGKSGDSGGGMYTVNLHKALASLATATLESVVEERFGSRCARIFRLLLRKKHLEQKQVEDFAMIPAKEAKEMLYKMLSESFVSLQEIPKTPDHAPSRTFYLYTVNVPAAARMLLHRCYKSVANLMERRQFETKENKRLLEKSQRVEAILASMQATGAEPAQLQEIEEMITAPERQQLETLKRNVNKIDASENQVDETIFVLESFIESTVKRP
- the POLR3C gene encoding DNA-directed RNA polymerase III subunit RPC3 isoform X1; this translates as MTQAEIKLCSLLLHEHFGEIVEKIGTQLLRAGGQALRGIAGGTGLLLDQVKKALCVLIQHNLATFRPRRGGVEYEAQCGRILRILRYPRYIYTAKTLYGDTGELIVEELLLNGQLTMSAVVRKVADRLTETMEDGKTMDYADVSSTFVRLVDTHFVQRCPLVPEGPQSPEVPPPPAPTLLSSDKDMYTVPRLSLVGKGKRRRSCEEEDGEPRVKKQKQEGESSEAPPDDGIYWQVNIDRFHQHFRDQAIVSAVANRMDQVGASEGLAPLGAEVPHPAALSFAPTPQTSSEIVRTMLRMSEVTTSSGAPYTQPLSSNEIFRSLPAGYNIVKQVLDQYLALLADDPLEFVGKSGDSGGGMYTVNLHKALASLATATLESVVEERYKQPFFQDFCPFPLHVTGVPAPRRFGSRCARIFRLLLRKKHLEQKQVEDFAMIPAKEAKEMLYKMLSESFVSLQEIPKTPDHAPSRTFYLYTVNVPAAARMLLHRCYKSVANLMERRQFETKENKRLLEKSQRVEAILASMQATGAEPAQLQEIEEMITAPERQQLETLKRNVNKIDASENQVDETIFVLESFIESTVKRP
- the POLR3C gene encoding DNA-directed RNA polymerase III subunit RPC3 isoform X5 — encoded protein: MTQAEIKLCSLLLHEHFGEIVEKIGTQLLRAGGQALRGIAGGTGLLLDQVKKALCVLIQHNLATFRPRRGGVEYEAQCGRILRILRYPRYIYTAKTLYGDTGELIVEELLLNGQLTMSAVVRKVADRLTETMEDGKTMDYADVSSTFVRLVDTHFVQRCPLVPEGPQSPEVPPPPAPTLLSSDKDMYTVPRLSLVGKGKRRRSCEEEDGEPRVKKQKQEGESSEAPPDDGIYWQVNIDRFHQHFRDQAIVSAVANRMDQVGASEGLAPLGAEVPHPAALSFAPTPQTSSEIVRTMLRMSEVTTSSGAPYTQPLSSNEIFRSLPAGYNIVKQVLDQYLALLADDPLEFVGKSGDSGGGMYTVNLHKALASLATATLESVVEERYKQPFFQDFCPFPLHVTGVPAPRRFGSRCARIFRLLLRKKHLEQKQVEDFAMIPAKEAKEMLYKMLSESFVSLQEIPKTPDHAPSRTFYLYTVNVPAAARMLLHRCYKSVANLMERRQFETKENKIDASENQVDETIFVLESFIESTVKRP